The Paenibacillus sp. FSL W8-0426 region GCAGCAGATGCCTTATCCGCAGCAAGACCAGGCGCACGCCGCGAAACACTGGAAACGTATATCAAACGACTGGAGAAGCTGGAAGAAATTTCGGAATCGTTCGAAGGTGTCGAGAAATCGTATGCCATTCAGGCCGGCCGCGAAGTTCGCGTCATGGTGCAGCCTGATAAAATCGACGATGCGGAAGCTTTCCGCCTTGCACGTGACATCACCAAGATGATCGAGAACGAGCTCGATTATCCGGGACACATCAAAGTCACCGTGATCCGGGAAACCCGGGCGGTTGAATACGCAAAATAGATCATTTCGAAAAGTGGCCGCGATTGTGGCCGCTTTTCTTATTTATGCACGTTACCGTTGCTTTTGGCGCATAACATGTTTAATCCGGATTCAGATATGGTAAGTAATGAAGGAGGCAATACATTGAAAGTTCTTTTTATCGGTGACATCGTAGGAAACGTCGGGCGCAAAGCGTTGAAAGAAAATCTGCCTTACCTTAAAAACAAGTACAAGCCGCATGTCGTCATCGTCAATGGCGAGAACGCGGCGGCAGGCCGCGGGATTACCGGAGCGATTGCGAACGAATTTTTTAACTGGGGCGTGCATGGCATAACGCTGGGCAATCATACATGGGATAACAAGGACATTTTTGAGTTCATCGACGATGAGCCGCGTATGATTCGTCCTGCCAACTTTCCTCCAGGCACTCCAGGCAGAGGGTACACCGTGGTCAAAGGCGAGGGCAAAGAATTGGCCATCGTGAATCTGCAAGGGCGCACGTTTCTGCCCGCACTGGATTGCCCGTTCCGCACCGCCGACGAGATTGTCGACGAGCTTCGCCAGAAGCACAAGTGTATTCTGGTCGATATGCATGCAGAAGCGACCTCGGAGAAAATTGCGATG contains the following coding sequences:
- a CDS encoding TIGR00282 family metallophosphoesterase codes for the protein MKVLFIGDIVGNVGRKALKENLPYLKNKYKPHVVIVNGENAAAGRGITGAIANEFFNWGVHGITLGNHTWDNKDIFEFIDDEPRMIRPANFPPGTPGRGYTVVKGEGKELAIVNLQGRTFLPALDCPFRTADEIVDELRQKHKCILVDMHAEATSEKIAMGWHLDGRVSLVVGTHTHVQSNDDRILPGGTAYLTDAGMVGPRDGILGMERQAVLRKFYTQLPVRFVVDDGKWHFHGVFVEIDESTGKATRIEKIRLNEDEWRME